One Triticum dicoccoides isolate Atlit2015 ecotype Zavitan chromosome 3B, WEW_v2.0, whole genome shotgun sequence genomic window, ACAAATGGGACTATCACAATCTTCCGTAATGCCAAGCATAGTTATACCCGAACGAGTGGACAAAACTTGACACTGACTAAAGCGACACAGCTAATTAAGAATAAGGAATGAGCAACCTACGCGTTTCATGGTTATCAAGAGTAGGGGTGAAAGCGGATCAAATTCGGATGAATAACACTCATAGCATACCCTATTTCACATTAATTTTTGGATTGGGTAAGCGAAACAGATGCGGATTCAAATGTTAGAGTATGCAGATTCAGATACTGGATTGTGCGAATTAGAACATGATACGGTACAAATAATGGGCTCTTACCAGAAACGATCAAATGCCAATGAGGAATATATAGAGCTTCAAACTAAAGTTATACACAAACAATGATCAACTATTAATACTTACACACTTTAAACACACATAAAGCAACAGAAGGCGCTAAAATAAGATAAATGAATCACTTCAAACACATGTCTCATCTCATAAGCAAACGAAAGCACTCACATATTAATACTTGAAATTCATCCATAAGTGGATATCCATATTTAAAAGGCAGGGTTATCCGGCGAGGAAAACGGATTATCCTACGACGTCTTATATTAGTAATGCCATAACCTATATTGTCGATCATACTTGGATTCGAACCGGTTTGTGCTGGATGTTAAAAATCTCTTATTGTATGTTCTATAATTTGGATTTGGAAATAGTTTCACCTGAAAAATTTCCTAACCACTTTGAACCTTTGTACAGAGCAAGAGACATGTGGAAACACCTACAACTTGTTTTCCTCCCCTAACACTAGACAACTAGGGCAAACTCTCCCCTTCAGATTTCACCGACGATCCCGTGATTTCGCCCCCCCCCTTCTGCCTGCTGCTCCAGCGGCCGGTGGCCGGGAGGGGGATCCTTGTGCCTCCGATCCGTTTAGTAGTTTCGGTTAGGGTTTTTGAGTCCTCGTAGGTTCGTCGTTCAGACAAATGGCGGTACTTCTTCCTTGAGTTTGTCTACCAAGCTTCGATCCTTCTTGAGTTTGTTTATCTGGTCGTAGTTGACAAAGTTCCGACATAGATTCCTGTTGTCTCCTTGGGACAATGAGTTTAAAATTTCTCGTCATGTGGTGAGATTTGATGTAAGGTGTTTTAGATCTGTGCAAGGGTTCAACGTTGATGGCTCCAACTCCAAGACTCTGGCTCTTAAGGGCACGTGCACGGAGACTTTCTGgatgtcatcgacaaggtcaggcCGGCTTCGATAGGGGAACGACACATTGACGACTCGCTCTGATGGCAGTAGTGGTCGCTCAGTGGTCTCAAAATTTTGATGTAAtgtttattatgtttgagatgccTTTTACTCACGATGAACTTTTATAAAAGTGTTGATGCtttcgagaaaaaaaatcataacacTTAATCAAGAGCGTCAAGGAGACCTGTGACCGATCACTAATCAAACCAAGATCTTTTCCCCGCTTTTACAGGCTTTCGGCGCTCAATCAAATCAAATCGGACACCGGAGCAAGCAAACCAGCCAACGGAAGCCCGAGCCAAGCGAAGCAAACAGAGCCCTTGCCGTTTCCGGCTCCCACCCCTGAACCACCCCGAAAGCCCCCTCATCACCATTCCTCTTCCTCCCATGGCGGCCTCctttactcctcctcctcctccttccccacccccacccccaccaccaccGCCATTCCCCAATCGCACCACGCCCGCACCGGCCCCCAGAGCGCCAGAAGAAACGAGCCCTTCCTGGCGCcgccggaggaggaagaaggaggagggatGGGGCGCGGGAAGATCGAGATCAAGAGGATCGAGAACCAGAGCAACCGCCAGGTGACCTTCTCCAAGCGCAAGAACGGGGTCCTCAAGAAGGCCAAGGAGATCAGCGTGCTCTGCGACGCCGAGGTCGGCGTCGTCGTCTTCTCCAGCGCCGGCAAGCTCTACGACTTCTGCTCCCCCAAGACCTCGTGCGTGCCCTATCTGCCCCCTTTCCCACCCTGAATCTCGCTTTTCAAGGAGCGCTTTCCTCGGCTCTTCGTAGTATGCTGTTTGTGACTTAATTTTTGACGTTGGGTTCTTCGCTGTTGGCAAATATGCAATCCTTAGCTGCTTGTAGGTGTTTGTATGGGAGTGTACATTTATAGTCACTGCAGATAGGTAAATATTAGAGTCATATGCTGCTACTCGTATCAATAACTTGCCATGAACGGAATCGGGTTGGTCTGAATGTTTTCTGCTTGACTGGTTACGTGCACGTTTAGAAAAAGTTTAAGTGGGTAGGACCAGACAACTCATACTCCCCTTTTACCTGGACTGGATGACATTTTAGGAATCTAGAATCACTCGTTTCTGTTAATGGCACGTTTAGCAACCTTTTTGTCCCTGAATTCATGCATCGTTTTGGTGGGGCATAGGCTATCAAGAATCTTGGAGAAGTACCAGACCAACTCCGGGAAGATACTGTGGGATGAGAAACACAAGGTAATTCTTAACCTCCAAAACATATCGATGTATGCTTGCTTTCTTAAAGCCTGGCTGAAAATCCTTTTCCAAGAAAAGTCTTTTTAGAGCTTTTTTTTTCTTCGAAGAATACCACTTGTATTTTGTTGAATGGACTGAGTGGAATGACCTGTTCCTGTAGTTCAGAAAAAAACAGTAGAATGACTTGTCATTGATGGACATGTCCACCGTTTCAGAGCCTCAGTGCGGAGATTGATCGAATCAAGAAAGAGAATGATAACATGCAGATCGAGCTCAGGTAATTTCTTGGACTGAATGTTTCTTTTTCCTTGGATGTCCTGTATACTGAGATTTTAATCGCCCATTGTGATGGTACAGGCACTTGAAAGGCGAAGATCTGAACTCGCTGCAGCCCAAAGAGCTGATCATGATTGAGGAAGCACTTGATAATGGGCTGACAAGTCTGCATGAAAAACAGGCACTATAATTGTTCAATTTGTTGATTGACATCAAAAGATATTGTCACCACTGTAATGTGTTGAGAAAAAATGTTTTGGCTTCTGATGCTGCTTTATTCTGTTGGTGCAGATGGAGCACTATGACAGGCTCGTGAAACATGTATGTATGTCCTAGTTTTGCATACACGATTACGTGCTCTGCATATTTGTTGATCATAATGCAGTTCTTTCAGTCTGCCCTCATCCATTATTTTATTGGCTAACTGCAGGGTAAGATGCTGGAAGATGAGAACAAGCTGCTGGCCTTTAAAGTGGTAAGTGACCTTGCAGATGGCTCACTTGTGGAGCTTCTATTTGAATAAGCTGCATCTGTTTTCGCTGAAGTTAAGCATGTAAGCTGAAAACTATATTTGTGAACTGTTTAAATGCTGATTGTTTTTTTTAATGAAATTTTGCATGAACAAAACCTATATTTGCGGACTGTTTAAATGCTGATTATTTTTATAAATTTTTgcattttttttttggaaaagggggtttaccccggcctctgcatcagatcgATGCATACGGCCTCTCTTATTAATGAAATAAAGAGGTTCAGAACATAAGTCTTACAAACAAATGAAAAAAGGTAGCACGTAGCTCACACAGAGCAACGACTAAAAGACACAAACGGGAAAAGCCACAAACCGGCTGGCATAATATCAGGTAGGTAAACtagatgcctatcctattacatgatcgccatccaaaccggttgaagatatcccgcgcaaccgtctcccaccggacagatccagtaaccaaacgctccctggcctccgtcggagtgagtaaggaccaagtACGGATCAGCGCCGTAGCCCGGAACAACACCTGCAAAAAATGAGTATTTGATGTCCTGTTAAAAACCAAGTCAttcctgcagttccaaattgcccataataacgcacatactcctacacgaatttgTCTGGCTGTTTCGGGCTCCGTCCCGAGCAACCACGCCCCAAAAAGCGTGTTTACCGAtctcggtggagtaatattaaaggcaatttgcacggtgCGCCACAACCCTtgtgccaacgggcaatcaaaaaataaatgttTGATAGACTCATCCCTATCACAGaagctacacctagtagatcctgtccagttgcgcttaactagattgtcctttgtaagaattacctgtttatgcacaaaccacataaacactttaatcttcaaaggaACCTTAACGTTCCAGACTACATTGGACGTAGGTATCACGGATGAATTAATGATATCAATATACATAGACTTGACGTGAACACCCCAGTTCTAGTTAGCTTCCAATACAACTGGTCGGGCTGAGGATTTAGCTGCACCTCCATCAGCCTACGGACCaagtgaagccatgcttcccatctCGGTCCAGCAAGCACTCTTCTAAACTGGATGTTAAGGGGAATCGTCTGCATTACTGTGGCCACAAGGGCATCCCTATGCTGAACAATACGATACAGCGCTGGATACTGAGAAGCCAGAGGCGTGTCAcccagccacgtatcctcccagaatcgcgtATCAGCTCCATTACCAACAATACATTTCGTTCTGTTAAAGAAAGTGGATTTAGCCCTCATTAGCCCTTTCCAGAACGGCGAGTCTGTAGGTCTCATAGTGACTTGGGATAAAGTCTTTGAGTACAGATATTTACTCCGTAAAATCTGCGCCCATGTTGCCTCTGTCTCAGAAGACAGCTTAAACAGCCACTTACTCAGGAGGCACTTATttttaacttcaagattttcaatgccaagtcctccttggtcctttggtctgcaaataatatcccatttggcCAATCTATACTTCCTCTTAgattcatcactctgccagaagaagcgAGACCGATAAAAGTCTAGTCTCTTCCTCACCCCAACTGGTACTTCGAAGAAAGATAGCAGAAACATAGGTAAACTCGTGAGCACCGAGTTAATGAGAATCAaccggcctccataagacatgagttttcctttccaaCAACTTAGTTTTTTCTCAAATCTATCCTCGATGGTCTTCCATTCAGCATTCGTTAACTTACGATGGTGTATTGGAATACCGAGATAAGAGAAAGGAAGAGACCCACTCTCACATCCGAACAATTGTGTATAAGCTtcctgttcgtctttggctctaccaaaacagaacaactcacttttatggaaattaatcttCAGCCCAGACAATTGTTCAAAAAGGCATAATACTAGTTTCATGTTCCTCGCCTTGGCCAAATCATGTTCCATAAAAATGATTGTATCGTCAGCGTATTGCAGGATGGATAAACCACCATCAACCAGATGAGGCACCACTCCCTCCACCTGACCAGCCTCTTTGGCCCTCCCAATCAGGATCGCATGAACAATAATCAAACAGTATGCATCATCGGCAGAGGCTGGGGGTAATGGAAGCTTCCATTTTCTAGAAAAGAAACTTATCAAAAGTAGGTGCATTCTATGTTTTGTTAGCAACATACATGAAATTGCTGAATGAGTTGAATGCACTCACACTCAACGATCCTTCCATCAATAAGAAATGTTGACAGTCATTTGGTAATACCACCTGATTCCATGCAGTCTCCACCTGAATTTTCATTTTAAAAGAGCGCAAAACACGCAAATTAATAGAGCATAGAGTGGGGGATAGGGGCACTACATTATGCAAGCGCACCGTGTACAAGTTATATTTGCATTAGTTGTTACCAAAGGAACCGTGTATGCTGAAGGCTGTCTGTTTTTGTTCATCCTCATCCAGCACCAGCATGATATCGCCTTGAGCGGGAGCATGAGGGATCTTGAGCTTGGGTACCATCCAGACAGGGACTTTGCAGCCCAGATGCCGATCACCTTCCGTGTGCAGCCTAGCCACCCCAATCTGCAGGAGGACAGCTAGGCCGCCGACTCTCCACGCCACTCCATCAAATGTATCCCCCACTGGCTTGTATGTCCATCATGCATCTTGCCAGTTGTATCCTTCGTTTGTTATCTGTTTGGACGAACAATTGAACATGTTATACGTAGTAGCTTGATGATGTGTCGATACAGTCGGGCTCTAAAAGCTGTGCAGCCGCCGCCTGCCGCCTGCTGATCTGCCATACTGTAAGTTTGC contains:
- the LOC119277962 gene encoding MADS-box transcription factor 2 — its product is MGRGKIEIKRIENQSNRQVTFSKRKNGVLKKAKEISVLCDAEVGVVVFSSAGKLYDFCSPKTSLSRILEKYQTNSGKILWDEKHKSLSAEIDRIKKENDNMQIELRHLKGEDLNSLQPKELIMIEEALDNGLTSLHEKQMEHYDRLVKHGKMLEDENKLLAFKVHQHDIALSGSMRDLELGYHPDRDFAAQMPITFRVQPSHPNLQEDS